In Campylobacter concisus, a genomic segment contains:
- a CDS encoding glycosyltransferase family 25 protein → MNNPLYVISLKRDEERRQNLQRQFKRYDEFKIIDAVDAKNFSVNEYYSAMIDCLLKSCNEDYKFKIPPLIATPGELACTMSHIKAYEDFLQGNAEFTLILEDDVIGNDELIDEAFLLCKDISSDSILICGVQDGLNSRFRAFGKKIKKNLYFISPYSYASIYRTAAYILTRKSAKALLDFYKDGLYGADKWEAILKNTDIKMYFSNIFSHPEELNSSSLENQRKQKEKINSLFKKSNKNFSYKISRFYEKHIAKNERIFTK, encoded by the coding sequence ATGAATAATCCCCTCTATGTAATATCATTAAAAAGAGATGAAGAGCGAAGGCAAAATTTACAAAGACAATTTAAAAGATATGATGAATTTAAAATAATAGATGCGGTTGATGCTAAAAATTTTAGTGTCAATGAGTATTACAGTGCCATGATAGATTGCTTATTAAAATCTTGCAATGAAGATTATAAATTTAAGATACCGCCATTAATTGCGACACCAGGTGAGCTAGCATGCACAATGTCACACATAAAAGCTTATGAGGATTTTTTACAAGGCAACGCGGAATTTACTTTAATATTAGAGGATGATGTTATTGGAAATGACGAATTAATAGATGAGGCCTTTTTGCTATGCAAAGATATAAGTAGTGATAGCATTTTGATATGCGGTGTGCAAGATGGATTAAATAGTAGATTTCGTGCTTTTGGCAAAAAAATAAAAAAAAATTTATATTTTATCTCACCATACTCATATGCTAGTATATATAGAACGGCTGCTTACATTCTAACAAGAAAGAGTGCAAAAGCTCTGCTTGATTTTTACAAAGATGGTCTTTACGGGGCCGATAAATGGGAGGCGATCCTAAAAAACACTGATATAAAAATGTACTTTAGCAACATCTTTTCTCATCCAGAGGAACTAAATAGCTCTAGCTTAGAAAACCAAAGAAAGCAAAAAGAGAAGATAAATTCTCTTTTTAAAAAATCTAATAAAAATTTCTCATACAAAATTTCAAGATTTTATGAAAAACATATAGCTAAAAATGAGAGAATTTTTACAAAGTAA
- a CDS encoding glycosyltransferase family 2 protein, translated as MLSVVILTFNSQKYLQKVLESTNFADEVIVVDSGSSDSTKQICQNFSNVKFYEQVWLGFGAQKQKGVDLAKNEWVFVLDSDEMITDELKNEIISTLKEPKFMAYNVARLNFFFGKAIKNMGLYPDYTVRLFNKNFAKFDGRAVHEKVVLNDSTQKLGALKNHFLHYAYESIEQFIAKQNRYSSMGAKRNLLKALTSPAWTFFKLYVLKGGFKEGFTGYIIARLYAQYTFWKYIK; from the coding sequence ATGCTAAGTGTCGTCATCTTAACTTTTAACAGCCAAAAATATCTGCAAAAAGTGCTAGAAAGTACAAATTTTGCGGATGAGGTCATTGTGGTTGATAGTGGCTCAAGCGATAGTACAAAGCAAATTTGTCAAAATTTTAGTAATGTTAAATTCTACGAGCAAGTATGGCTGGGATTTGGCGCGCAAAAGCAAAAGGGCGTGGATCTAGCTAAAAACGAGTGGGTATTTGTGCTTGATAGCGACGAGATGATTACAGACGAGCTTAAAAATGAGATCATTAGCACGCTAAAAGAGCCTAAATTTATGGCTTACAACGTAGCTAGGCTAAATTTTTTCTTTGGCAAAGCGATCAAAAATATGGGGCTCTATCCAGACTACACAGTGAGGCTTTTTAACAAAAATTTTGCCAAATTTGATGGCAGAGCTGTGCATGAAAAGGTCGTTTTAAATGACAGCACACAAAAGCTTGGCGCGCTTAAAAATCACTTCTTGCACTATGCATATGAGAGCATCGAGCAGTTTATAGCTAAGCAAAATCGCTACTCAAGCATGGGAGCAAAGAGAAATTTACTAAAGGCGCTTACAAGTCCAGCGTGGACATTTTTTAAGCTTTACGTGCTAAAAGGTGGCTTTAAAGAGGGCTTTACTGGCTACATCATCGCTAGACTTTACGCCCAGTACACATTTTGGAAATATATAAAATGA
- a CDS encoding glycosyltransferase family 2 protein — translation MPNVKISFVVPVFNKKEHIRDCLNSLISQDMDDIEIIVINDGSTDNTLEILEEYKDKIILKTKSNAGVSAARNDGILLASGKYTICVDADDYVEKDYASSVYDIAEKFDADIVITDMCKVYGHKKLLLKDFETKEDGVIDKNEYLKRLLASRHNKVLHNAANKAIRTKILKENLFPVGITQAEDFHTVVRNVIASKTLVKLNKAFYCYKIGDNNTAGFEKLKAVMDHKFVYDDIISILKNKNLALEMVPDLELRKIKSVYMPAISARPNLKNSSYVKALDLFYADIDSIINSAGFSKLRLKQRILLKVLKNIKSYENVSKILKIFNTINGFLSNRKMKEFKE, via the coding sequence GTGCCTAATGTGAAAATAAGCTTTGTAGTGCCTGTTTTTAACAAAAAAGAGCACATTAGGGATTGTTTAAATTCGCTTATATCTCAAGACATGGATGATATTGAGATTATAGTTATTAATGATGGAAGTACTGACAATACGCTAGAGATATTAGAAGAATATAAAGATAAAATAATATTAAAAACAAAGAGCAATGCCGGTGTTAGTGCTGCTAGAAATGACGGTATATTACTAGCTAGTGGGAAATATACTATCTGCGTAGATGCTGATGACTATGTGGAAAAAGATTATGCTTCAAGTGTTTATGATATCGCAGAAAAATTTGATGCCGACATAGTGATAACAGATATGTGTAAGGTCTATGGTCATAAAAAGCTCCTTTTGAAGGATTTTGAGACAAAAGAGGATGGCGTAATCGATAAAAACGAGTATCTAAAAAGGCTTTTAGCCTCAAGGCACAACAAAGTCTTGCATAATGCGGCAAATAAGGCGATTAGGACTAAAATTTTAAAAGAAAATTTATTTCCAGTTGGGATCACGCAAGCTGAAGATTTTCATACTGTAGTGAGAAATGTTATCGCTTCAAAAACTCTTGTAAAGCTAAATAAGGCTTTTTATTGCTATAAGATTGGAGACAACAACACTGCTGGTTTTGAAAAACTAAAAGCCGTAATGGATCATAAATTTGTTTATGATGACATAATCTCAATTTTAAAAAACAAAAATTTAGCTCTTGAAATGGTGCCAGATCTAGAGCTTAGAAAGATAAAAAGCGTCTATATGCCAGCCATTTCGGCGAGACCAAATCTAAAAAATAGTAGCTATGTAAAGGCACTTGATCTTTTTTATGCAGATATTGATAGCATCATAAACTCAGCTGGTTTTTCAAAGCTTAGATTAAAACAAAGAATTTTGCTTAAAGTGCTAAAAAATATAAAATCGTACGAAAATGTATCAAAAATTTTAAAAATCTTTAATACAATAAATGGCTTTTTGTCAAATAGAAAAATGAAAGAATTTAAAGAGTAG
- a CDS encoding polysaccharide deacetylase family protein produces the protein MSVTVLMYHHVLEKSGFIASSVDEFRDQMKFLAQNGYKSLSSAEFVAYKKGELSVPKKSVFITFDDGWKDNFVYAYPIIKEFNLKATIFLVAGWIEQASRKSGEFIELDHNEYKNAAPTRPEDVFLNYEEIAKMKECFDFHSHTYTHFDDYFGICEMKENFTKCKEFIYKNFGFDDKLLCWPRGKFNDELKNVAKSAGYEVFFTTKRGINKPDGVLDDIRRIAVKKDANWLKKTLFIYQNDFLGSLYSTLKS, from the coding sequence ATGAGCGTAACAGTTTTAATGTATCATCATGTGCTTGAAAAGAGTGGGTTTATTGCAAGTAGCGTAGATGAGTTTAGAGATCAGATGAAATTTTTAGCTCAAAATGGCTACAAATCGCTAAGTTCGGCCGAGTTTGTGGCATATAAAAAAGGTGAGCTTAGTGTGCCAAAAAAGAGTGTCTTTATCACATTTGATGATGGCTGGAAGGATAATTTTGTCTACGCATATCCTATTATCAAGGAATTTAATCTTAAAGCGACTATTTTTCTAGTTGCTGGCTGGATAGAGCAGGCGAGTAGAAAAAGTGGCGAGTTTATAGAGTTAGATCATAACGAATACAAAAATGCTGCACCAACTAGACCTGAAGATGTATTTTTAAACTACGAGGAAATAGCAAAGATGAAAGAGTGCTTTGACTTTCACTCGCATACTTATACGCATTTTGATGATTATTTTGGTATTTGTGAAATGAAAGAAAATTTTACAAAATGCAAAGAATTTATATATAAAAATTTTGGCTTTGATGACAAGCTACTTTGCTGGCCAAGAGGTAAATTTAATGATGAGCTAAAAAATGTGGCAAAAAGCGCTGGCTATGAGGTATTTTTCACAACAAAGCGTGGGATAAATAAACCCGATGGTGTGCTTGATGATATAAGGCGAATAGCGGTAAAAAAAGATGCAAATTGGCTAAAAAAGACACTATTTATCTATCAAAATGACTTTTTAGGCTCACTATATTCAACACTAAAATCTTAG
- a CDS encoding glycosyltransferase family 4 protein: MNIIHTQTLFNWGGEQNKTLNEMRFMREIGHNVILFCNPNSQIESIAKEEGFSVIAQEMSKKNFHKSIPAICKAIKDNNIDVVITHGSTDSWVGAIAGLFYRSKGVKFYKERHNLFPIKGFLSKLMHKRLFDKILYISTSVKEYLLNIGVSKDRLFFMPSTVDVEMIDSTKSTFRDEFNINKDELVIGTFTSLYRKKGVYDFANAAKEILKEKGATIVFAGNISESTKNEIASIFSNKDKIIFTGFRKDAANIIKSFDIYVFASHSEGLGTVLLEAMSSKVPIVVYDNAPMNVLVKDKERGLCAKNLDEISLKECILELINEPEKAKIYSQNTFKFVDENFSHKALKEAIKNLLEQK; this comes from the coding sequence ATGAACATTATTCACACGCAGACACTTTTTAATTGGGGTGGTGAGCAAAATAAGACACTAAACGAGATGCGTTTTATGCGTGAAATTGGTCATAATGTCATACTTTTTTGCAACCCAAACTCTCAGATAGAAAGCATTGCAAAAGAAGAAGGCTTTAGTGTTATAGCACAAGAGATGAGCAAGAAAAATTTTCATAAAAGCATACCGGCCATTTGCAAAGCAATAAAAGATAACAATATAGATGTGGTCATAACTCATGGATCAACTGATAGTTGGGTTGGGGCCATTGCCGGACTATTTTACCGAAGTAAGGGCGTTAAATTTTATAAGGAAAGACACAATCTTTTTCCTATAAAAGGCTTTCTTTCAAAACTCATGCACAAAAGACTATTTGATAAAATTTTGTACATCTCAACTAGTGTTAAGGAGTATCTGCTAAATATCGGCGTTAGCAAAGATAGGCTCTTTTTTATGCCAAGTACGGTTGATGTAGAAATGATCGATAGCACAAAAAGTACTTTTAGAGATGAGTTTAATATCAATAAAGATGAGCTAGTCATCGGTACTTTTACTTCGCTTTACCGCAAAAAAGGTGTCTACGACTTTGCAAATGCAGCAAAAGAAATTTTAAAAGAAAAGGGCGCTACTATAGTATTTGCAGGAAATATCAGCGAAAGCACAAAAAACGAGATTGCCTCGATTTTTAGCAATAAAGATAAGATTATATTTACTGGATTTAGAAAAGACGCGGCAAATATCATAAAAAGCTTTGATATCTATGTATTTGCCTCGCACTCTGAGGGGCTTGGTACAGTTTTGCTTGAAGCAATGAGCTCAAAAGTACCTATCGTGGTCTATGACAACGCGCCGATGAACGTACTAGTTAAAGATAAAGAGCGTGGGCTTTGTGCTAAAAATTTAGATGAAATTTCGCTAAAAGAGTGCATTTTGGAGCTGATAAATGAGCCTGAAAAAGCCAAAATTTACTCACAAAACACCTTTAAATTTGTGGATGAAAACTTTAGCCATAAAGCGCTAAAAGAGGCTATTAAAAATTTACTGGAGCAAAAATGA
- a CDS encoding glycosyltransferase family 4 protein, with protein sequence MINILELESSLGFGGQEHRTQRVINGLDKSKFKVFYGLNPGSKSFEKQIECEFVEFSLKKSFNIFEILKICKFVKQNNIKIISTHSGKDGTIGAIVGKICGVSVVRTRHLQLPISSPIPYNLSTKVVGVCDSVCADLIKRGVKKEKVLKIYTGIDTQKYTPEFKIDMKKEFGLSDDVVGICIVAVLRAAKNHKLLIDAFSELNLEKSAIFIVGDGPQNKNLKEYIKDKKNIFMLGNRTDVSDFLGSLDICVLPSEMEAIGGALLEASSCKLATIGSDVGGLGEAVSNGKSGFLFENGNKEELKKVLERLILDENLRKQMGEFGREYVKEIFSIEKMIENTQNLYMELAK encoded by the coding sequence ATGATAAATATACTTGAGCTTGAAAGCTCTCTTGGATTTGGTGGGCAAGAACACCGCACACAGCGTGTGATAAATGGGCTAGATAAGAGTAAATTTAAGGTTTTTTATGGGCTAAATCCTGGCTCAAAAAGCTTTGAGAAGCAAATAGAGTGCGAATTTGTTGAGTTTAGTCTCAAAAAGTCTTTTAATATCTTTGAAATTTTAAAAATTTGCAAATTTGTAAAACAAAATAATATAAAAATCATCTCAACGCACTCAGGCAAAGATGGTACCATTGGAGCGATTGTGGGTAAAATTTGCGGCGTTAGCGTGGTTCGCACTAGGCATTTGCAGCTGCCTATAAGCTCTCCCATACCTTACAACCTAAGCACAAAGGTAGTTGGCGTTTGTGACTCAGTTTGCGCTGATCTTATCAAAAGAGGTGTTAAAAAAGAGAAGGTTCTAAAAATCTACACTGGCATCGATACGCAAAAATATACGCCAGAATTTAAGATAGATATGAAAAAAGAATTTGGTCTAAGTGACGATGTAGTAGGCATTTGTATTGTGGCAGTGTTAAGAGCTGCTAAAAATCATAAGCTCTTAATCGATGCATTTAGCGAGTTAAATTTAGAAAAATCAGCCATTTTTATCGTAGGTGATGGCCCGCAAAATAAAAATCTAAAAGAGTATATAAAAGACAAAAAAAATATCTTTATGCTTGGCAACAGAACAGATGTGAGCGATTTTTTGGGCTCACTTGATATCTGTGTGTTACCTTCAGAGATGGAGGCTATCGGTGGAGCGCTGCTTGAGGCATCTTCGTGCAAGCTAGCTACTATTGGAAGCGATGTGGGCGGACTTGGCGAGGCGGTAAGTAATGGCAAAAGCGGATTTTTATTTGAAAATGGCAACAAAGAGGAGCTAAAGAAGGTGCTCGAAAGGCTCATTTTGGATGAAAATTTAAGAAAACAGATGGGTGAGTTTGGCAGAGAGTATGTAAAAGAGATATTTAGTATCGAAAAAATGATAGAAAATACTCAAAATTTATATATGGAACTTGCAAAATGA
- a CDS encoding 3'-5' exonuclease, with translation MAKSYICVFDCETIPDANLIRKIYGIDGSDEDVSVQAMALQKEASGSEFLPVMFHRVVAISAVMADEYGKFLKVSTMEGRDEREIIAKFLKFINDYNPRLVSFNGRGFDLPMLMVRAMRYNLNAAAYYESENKELNKNKWENYRARYSPKFHLDLLDFISDFGSVRGLKLDTLCASLNLPGKYDVHGDQVLELYYAGELDKINEYCESDVLNTYWLFLKFELLQANILQDDYINHLNVMSEFLAKNCAHRGYTEVFCTAISDELARLNGKLDYEIKIQKEDDEEFDDFSDLDGTKDTPEQLNERLARQGLDGLLKKASEVASATKKDKSFSEEKLPEINLDEE, from the coding sequence ATGGCGAAAAGTTACATCTGTGTCTTTGACTGCGAGACGATACCTGATGCAAATTTGATAAGAAAAATTTATGGCATTGATGGGAGCGATGAAGATGTGAGCGTGCAAGCGATGGCGCTGCAAAAAGAGGCCAGTGGAAGTGAGTTTTTGCCTGTGATGTTTCATAGAGTAGTCGCGATCTCTGCGGTAATGGCTGATGAGTATGGCAAATTTTTAAAAGTTAGCACGATGGAGGGCAGGGACGAGCGCGAGATCATCGCTAAATTTTTAAAATTTATAAATGATTATAACCCAAGGCTTGTTAGCTTTAATGGCCGTGGCTTTGACCTGCCGATGTTAATGGTGCGTGCGATGCGCTACAACCTAAACGCGGCGGCATATTACGAGAGCGAAAACAAAGAGCTAAATAAAAACAAATGGGAAAACTATAGGGCAAGGTATTCGCCTAAATTTCACCTTGATTTGCTTGATTTTATAAGCGATTTTGGAAGCGTAAGAGGGCTAAAGCTCGACACTCTTTGTGCTAGCTTAAATTTACCTGGCAAGTACGACGTACACGGCGATCAGGTGCTTGAGCTATACTATGCAGGCGAGCTTGATAAGATCAACGAATACTGCGAAAGCGACGTGCTTAATACCTACTGGCTCTTTTTAAAATTTGAGCTTTTACAGGCAAATATCTTGCAAGATGACTATATAAATCACCTAAACGTGATGAGTGAATTTCTAGCCAAAAACTGCGCTCACAGAGGATACACTGAGGTCTTTTGCACTGCGATAAGTGATGAGCTAGCTAGACTTAATGGCAAGCTTGATTATGAGATAAAGATCCAAAAAGAAGACGATGAAGAATTTGATGATTTTAGTGATCTTGACGGCACAAAAGATACGCCAGAGCAGCTAAATGAGCGTTTGGCAAGACAAGGACTTGATGGGCTTTTAAAAAAAGCTAGCGAGGTTGCGTCAGCTACAAAAAAAGATAAGAGTTTTTCTGAAGAGAAACTACCTGAAATAAATTTGGACGAAGAATAG
- the rfaQ gene encoding putative lipopolysaccharide heptosyltransferase III gives MKILVIKFRNIGDVLLTTPLIENLHHYYPDATIDFALNKGTEAMIEGNPYINKIHIYDRQSANSGFFKKLMTELKFIRAIKKEKYDMAVQTTTGDRGVIIAKYAKIKKIVGFLGKHKAINKLLSVKAKYYENFSHTVDLNLNALRALGFEPISKKVSVFSNESVDHLNLPKRFVHMHLTSRWMFKCANDESMAELIDYCENELDVKVVLTSDNKENELEKLASVLKICKSEPINLGGKLNLKQTIALSKCSSLFIGVDTAIMHIAAANDVPVIAFFGPSNAFEWGPWDNSLMENGYTAQNGIQSMGKHTVYQKDWDFVPCDKEGIARHGVEKTLMDFSDEMPKIKAKIKEILG, from the coding sequence ATGAAAATACTTGTGATTAAATTTAGAAACATTGGTGACGTACTTTTGACCACGCCGCTCATTGAAAATTTGCACCACTACTACCCAGACGCGACCATCGACTTTGCCCTAAACAAAGGCACAGAAGCGATGATAGAAGGCAATCCTTACATAAATAAAATTCACATTTACGATAGACAAAGTGCAAATTCTGGCTTTTTTAAAAAGCTAATGACCGAGCTAAAATTTATAAGAGCGATCAAAAAAGAGAAGTACGATATGGCGGTGCAAACGACAACTGGAGACCGCGGCGTCATCATCGCAAAGTACGCCAAGATCAAGAAGATAGTTGGCTTTTTAGGCAAGCATAAGGCGATAAACAAGCTCTTAAGTGTAAAGGCAAAATACTACGAAAATTTTTCTCACACGGTCGATCTAAATTTAAACGCGCTAAGAGCTTTAGGATTTGAACCGATTAGCAAGAAAGTTAGTGTATTTTCAAATGAGAGCGTGGATCATCTAAATTTACCAAAACGCTTTGTGCATATGCATCTTACAAGCCGCTGGATGTTTAAATGCGCAAACGACGAGAGCATGGCAGAGCTCATCGACTACTGCGAAAATGAGCTTGACGTAAAGGTTGTGCTAACAAGTGATAATAAAGAAAATGAGCTAGAAAAGCTAGCAAGCGTGTTAAAAATTTGCAAAAGTGAGCCTATAAATTTAGGCGGTAAGCTAAATTTGAAACAAACGATCGCTCTCTCAAAGTGCTCAAGCCTTTTTATCGGAGTGGATACAGCTATAATGCACATCGCTGCGGCAAATGACGTGCCAGTGATCGCCTTTTTTGGTCCAAGCAATGCTTTTGAGTGGGGGCCTTGGGATAACTCACTCATGGAAAATGGCTACACAGCGCAAAATGGCATACAAAGTATGGGCAAACACACTGTTTATCAAAAAGATTGGGATTTTGTGCCTTGCGACAAAGAAGGCATAGCAAGGCATGGTGTAGAAAAAACATTGATGGATTTTAGTGACGAAATGCCAAAAATAAAAGCCAAAATAAAAGAAATTTTAGGATAG
- a CDS encoding lipid A biosynthesis lauroyl acyltransferase, with the protein MDRLYLAGFYTLKFFIFLLPSSLRDLLAKFLAFSYMKLNKKRFHVVMTNLNLAFGETKTKEEKLEIAKKCYYNFAKYLGINFILNQNTTKQKILEQVVFKNEHFLLDAIKSSRSIIVTTAHFGQWEIFGLAVAAHFGPSSVLGRRLDSSIMDKILRANRSQFDVELIDKDGGAKDILKALKARRIVGILVDQNTAPKDGIKVQFFGKDVLHTPAASVLAQKTNALIINAFIYQKDENLNEIYFEQPIDISTFDKEDAVQKATQMQCSACEEMVRARPEEYFWFHKRFKRFYEKEYKC; encoded by the coding sequence ATGGATAGGCTCTATCTAGCTGGCTTTTATACTTTAAAATTTTTTATATTTTTACTACCTAGCTCACTTAGAGATTTGCTCGCTAAATTTTTAGCTTTTTCGTATATGAAGCTTAATAAAAAGCGATTTCACGTCGTGATGACAAATTTAAACCTTGCTTTTGGCGAGACAAAAACTAAAGAAGAGAAGCTTGAAATCGCCAAAAAATGCTACTACAATTTCGCAAAATATCTTGGTATAAATTTCATCCTCAATCAAAACACGACAAAACAAAAGATACTAGAGCAAGTTGTTTTTAAAAATGAGCACTTTTTGCTTGACGCAATAAAGTCTAGCAGGTCTATCATAGTTACAACAGCGCATTTTGGGCAGTGGGAGATATTTGGCTTAGCTGTCGCAGCTCATTTTGGGCCATCTTCAGTGCTTGGTAGAAGGCTTGATAGTAGCATCATGGATAAAATTTTAAGAGCAAACAGATCGCAGTTTGACGTGGAGCTCATCGACAAAGATGGCGGTGCAAAAGATATTTTAAAAGCGCTAAAAGCTAGACGAATAGTAGGGATTTTAGTCGATCAAAACACCGCTCCAAAAGATGGCATAAAGGTGCAGTTTTTTGGCAAAGATGTGCTTCACACACCAGCAGCAAGCGTGCTAGCGCAAAAGACAAATGCCCTTATCATAAACGCATTTATCTACCAAAAAGATGAAAATTTAAACGAAATTTACTTTGAGCAGCCTATTGACATAAGTACGTTTGACAAAGAAGATGCCGTGCAAAAAGCGACGCAGATGCAGTGTAGCGCGTGCGAAGAGATGGTTAGAGCAAGGCCTGAGGAATACTTTTGGTTTCACAAACGCTTTAAAAGATTTTACGAAAAAGAGTATAAATGCTAA
- the waaC gene encoding lipopolysaccharide heptosyltransferase I gives MQNKNQLKIAIVKLSALGDIVHAAIVLQFIKKHYPNAHITWLVDARFASLLKDHPLIDELVVLPLKQSFKQSYKILKTLGKFDKVIDLQGLFKSAVVAKIIGKQTYGFSRESVKEKIAARLYRHKFKIDYNENIIIRNLSLVAFALNFSFEASEILEKVPCFEASEIYKNESDKKRVLIAAFASEESKIYNKFKDVIRLLDGCKIYLCYGSESEKVRAEAIISGTSAKLLEKLSIKEMISFITSCDLVIGNDSGLTHLAWAMNRPSITLFGNRPSHRNAYITDKNLVIDMGKQIDARSIDKNDFCIREIFPETIANFAKRLLNG, from the coding sequence ATGCAAAACAAAAATCAACTAAAAATAGCCATCGTCAAACTCTCCGCTCTTGGGGACATCGTGCACGCAGCTATTGTGCTTCAGTTTATCAAAAAGCACTATCCAAATGCCCATATCACGTGGCTGGTTGATGCTCGTTTTGCAAGCCTTTTGAAAGATCATCCACTTATCGACGAGCTAGTCGTCTTACCGCTTAAGCAAAGCTTTAAACAAAGCTACAAGATACTAAAAACGCTTGGTAAATTTGACAAAGTGATCGATCTGCAAGGACTTTTTAAATCAGCCGTCGTCGCAAAAATAATAGGCAAGCAAACTTATGGCTTTAGCAGAGAGAGTGTCAAAGAAAAGATCGCAGCTAGGCTTTATAGACATAAATTTAAAATTGATTACAACGAAAATATAATCATTAGAAATTTATCGCTTGTAGCTTTTGCTCTAAATTTTAGCTTTGAAGCAAGTGAAATTTTAGAAAAAGTACCTTGCTTTGAAGCAAGTGAAATTTATAAAAATGAAAGTGATAAAAAACGCGTTTTGATCGCTGCCTTTGCAAGCGAAGAGAGTAAAATTTATAACAAATTTAAAGACGTAATTAGATTACTTGATGGATGTAAAATTTACCTTTGCTACGGAAGTGAGAGCGAGAAAGTAAGGGCTGAGGCGATCATCTCAGGCACCTCAGCAAAACTACTTGAAAAACTAAGCATAAAAGAGATGATAAGCTTCATTACAAGTTGTGATTTAGTAATTGGCAACGATAGTGGTCTAACGCACCTTGCTTGGGCGATGAATAGGCCTTCTATCACGCTTTTTGGCAACCGTCCAAGCCACAGAAATGCTTACATCACGGATAAAAATTTAGTTATAGATATGGGCAAGCAAATAGATGCGAGAAGTATCGATAAAAACGACTTTTGCATAAGAGAGATTTTCCCAGAAACGATTGCAAATTTTGCAAAAAGGCTACTAAATGGATAG
- a CDS encoding polysaccharide deacetylase family protein has product MNYPVCVLTMHHCNNNENDFAIKPELFKKALLMALDEGYKFINYSQFKDIASGRVKASRKSILLTFDDGYFDNYKFAFPILKELNIPAVCFLITDKIKDFKRQNYDFAFKKHKEIDYEKDGEYFLNLDEIRQMQESGLFEFDSHTASHFSCKSNDEVKLREEFSSSLAKIKELFPKKKEFGFCFPKGHFNELSLKVVRDYYDFAFSVIDGGFCVGDDKFKIRRIDISNNAKSESDYIFRVKKKLFIYSTPVLGNLYSNFRNRGYK; this is encoded by the coding sequence ATGAACTACCCAGTTTGCGTGCTAACGATGCACCACTGTAATAACAATGAAAATGACTTTGCCATTAAACCAGAGCTATTTAAAAAAGCACTTCTTATGGCGCTAGATGAGGGCTATAAATTTATAAACTACAGCCAGTTTAAAGATATAGCTAGTGGCCGAGTAAAAGCCTCAAGAAAGAGCATTTTGCTAACTTTTGATGATGGATATTTTGATAATTATAAATTTGCATTTCCTATCCTAAAAGAGCTAAATATTCCAGCTGTGTGCTTTTTGATAACAGATAAGATTAAAGATTTTAAAAGGCAAAACTACGACTTTGCATTTAAAAAACATAAAGAAATAGACTACGAAAAAGATGGTGAGTATTTTTTAAATTTAGACGAGATCAGGCAGATGCAAGAGAGTGGCCTTTTTGAGTTTGATAGCCATACAGCGAGCCACTTTTCTTGCAAAAGTAACGATGAAGTAAAATTAAGAGAGGAATTTTCTAGCTCGCTTGCTAAGATAAAAGAGCTATTTCCTAAAAAAAAAGAATTTGGGTTTTGCTTTCCCAAAGGGCATTTTAATGAGCTTTCACTAAAAGTCGTGAGAGATTATTATGACTTTGCTTTTAGCGTGATAGATGGCGGATTTTGCGTAGGAGATGATAAATTTAAGATAAGACGTATCGATATATCAAACAATGCAAAGAGCGAGAGTGATTACATTTTTAGAGTTAAAAAGAAGCTTTTTATCTATTCTACGCCAGTGCTAGGAAATTTATATTCAAATTTTAGAAATAGAGGCTATAAATAA